In the genome of Raphanus sativus cultivar WK10039 chromosome 4, ASM80110v3, whole genome shotgun sequence, one region contains:
- the LOC108850373 gene encoding mediator of RNA polymerase II transcription subunit 8, with the protein MERATQPPPVAEELTLDYMKIQAQSLQKAISRLLEDFDAYTHTKTTPKWKDILGKYKMINLDLFILVEEVKQVSKDFDVFPKNVNAENAAILPVMLATKLLPEMETDNKVKIDQLLHEVQSLPIPTQIETLKERIGKIAEACEDAVKVLADARKAYGLAPDRGGPSMPPTPMEKAQAAKIKGKERMLRAAVNDGEGIRLPPDQREITTALPPHMVDALFVNNAVFNSSGIMQTQQSQSQSQQPEQQQGDYGNMQANQQNLQPDMLQNAQQSPQ; encoded by the exons ATGGAGAGGGCGACACAGCCTCCACCAGTAGCTGAGGAGCTGACGCTAGACTACATGAAGATACAAGCACAGAGCTTACAGAAGGCCATATCTCGACTCCTCGAAGACTTCGACGCTTATACCCACACCAAAACTACTCCCAAATG GAAGGACATTCTAGGGAAATACAAGATGATAAATCTTGATCTCTTTATCCTTGTGGAAGAAGTAAAACAAGTTTCCAAGGACTTCGATGTGTTTCCTAAGAACGTTAACGCCGAGAACGCTGCAA TTTTACCGGTTATGTTGGCTACCAAGCTACTCCCCGAGATGGAAACTGATAACAAAGTCAAGATAGATCAGTTGCTTCACGAGGTTCAGAGTTTGCCTATACCTACGCAAATCGAAACCCTAAAG GAGAGGATTGGTAAGATTGCAGAAGCTTGTGAAGATGCAGTGAAAGTGTTGGCTGATGCTCGTAAAGCTTATGGACTTGCCCCCGACCGAGGAGGTCCTTCTATGCCTCCTACTCCTATGGAGAAAGCTCAAGCTGCAAAGATTAAGGGGAAGGAGAGAATGTTACGTGCTGCTGTAAATGATGGTGAAG GAATAAGACTGCCTCCAGACCAAAGAGAGATCACCACTGCACTTCCACCTCATATGGTGGATGCGCTATTCGTCAACAATGCAG TGTTTAACAGCAGCGGAATAATGCAAACACAGCAGTCTCAATCGCAGTCTCAGCAACCAGAACAACAACAAGGAGATTATGGGAATATGCAGGCCAATCAGCAGAATCTACAGCCGGACATGTTGCAGAATGCGCAACAAAGTCCTCAATAA